Proteins from a genomic interval of Qingrenia yutianensis:
- a CDS encoding glycoside hydrolase family 38 N-terminal domain-containing protein: MSKIIFMPHANIQYSQLAPERRYWVMKNCYEKLFDLVAGGDYKIAFEASGITIEEMAKQAPEVLEKLKNLVAEGKVEPVSSPYIHFMLANIQKEVCLHSLKHSLDVWEKYVGKRPVIGWNPECGWASYIPDIYKEAGMEALVMDADSLMLSFDEIRQATGLQFDVAGHSNKNHLFKIEEYIKDKPDFLKFITNPSVAPNGLKMIFRSDCMANLLLWYLMGATEGLREEPINMNEIKNMFKNWQDRINETGSFIMPYAEDAEYIGSSAYFYVKQFNQARFFEEEPNSVARFKEILDAAKESGYEFALPSEVLAEGNLLENPYVDNIENGVAWHGGTAKAWANTEYSRIMDPVCMSILNGIKAVAEKLGETLDTLDMDLNNAMMALASAWVSDSRWPPDPTSPGRFNVRESLDDMYKANNAIKTAMEKGGIAEKRGLYSPNLMETQIKAIDKKLMDIKYFGEE, encoded by the coding sequence ATGTCAAAAATTATTTTTATGCCACACGCAAATATTCAATATTCGCAGTTAGCACCTGAAAGAAGATATTGGGTAATGAAAAACTGCTACGAAAAATTGTTTGATTTAGTAGCAGGCGGAGATTACAAAATTGCTTTTGAGGCAAGCGGAATTACAATCGAAGAAATGGCAAAACAGGCACCTGAGGTTTTAGAAAAATTAAAAAATCTTGTTGCAGAAGGTAAGGTTGAACCGGTATCAAGCCCATACATACACTTTATGCTTGCAAATATTCAAAAGGAGGTTTGCTTACATTCGTTAAAACATTCACTTGATGTTTGGGAAAAATATGTAGGTAAACGCCCTGTAATAGGTTGGAATCCGGAATGTGGATGGGCAAGCTATATTCCTGATATATATAAAGAAGCAGGTATGGAAGCACTTGTTATGGATGCCGACTCATTAATGCTTTCATTTGACGAAATAAGACAAGCAACAGGCTTACAGTTTGATGTTGCAGGACATTCTAACAAAAATCATCTTTTCAAAATCGAAGAATATATTAAAGATAAGCCTGATTTCTTGAAATTTATTACAAATCCGTCAGTTGCTCCTAACGGTTTAAAAATGATTTTTAGAAGCGACTGTATGGCAAACCTTTTATTGTGGTATTTAATGGGTGCAACAGAAGGCTTAAGAGAAGAGCCTATCAATATGAACGAAATCAAAAATATGTTTAAAAACTGGCAGGATAGAATTAATGAAACAGGTTCGTTCATTATGCCGTATGCAGAAGATGCTGAATATATTGGTTCAAGTGCATACTTCTATGTTAAACAGTTTAATCAGGCAAGATTTTTTGAAGAAGAGCCAAACAGTGTAGCAAGATTTAAAGAAATTTTAGATGCCGCAAAAGAATCAGGCTATGAATTTGCACTTCCAAGTGAAGTTTTGGCAGAAGGCAACCTTTTAGAAAATCCATATGTTGACAACATCGAAAACGGTGTTGCATGGCACGGCGGTACTGCAAAGGCATGGGCAAACACAGAATATTCAAGAATTATGGACCCTGTATGTATGTCTATTTTAAACGGCATTAAAGCAGTTGCAGAAAAACTTGGTGAAACCTTAGATACACTTGATATGGATTTAAACAATGCTATGATGGCATTAGCATCTGCTTGGGTATCAGACTCAAGATGGCCTCCTGACCCAACATCACCGGGCAGATTTAATGTAAGAGAAAGCCTTGATGATATGTATAAAGCAAACAATGCAATCAAAACAGCTATGGAAAAAGGCGGTATTGCAGAAAAACGCGGACTTTACTCACCAAACCTAATGGAAACACAAATTAAAGCTATCGACAAAAAGCTAATGGATATTAAATATTTTGGTGAAGAATAA